The genomic DNA CGAGGGCGGCCTCGAGCCCTTCGAACTCGTGGACGTACTCGTCGCCGCTGTAGGAGCTGTAGACGTCGCTGTCGACGACGTACAGCAGGTGGAGCTCCGCGTCGGTCTGGTCGGCGACCGCGATCGCGTGTTCGGTCGCCAGTTCCGTTCCGTCCGCCGCGTCGGTCGGCAAGAGGATTCGGTCGTACATGGAGTCGAGTACGGGCCGGCGGCGTATAATCCCGGGTGGAAATTCCAGATTTTCGGGATCGCTCGATCGGAATCGCCGACAGTGTCGTTGTCGAACTGATACCGGTCGCCGTTCCGTCCCGCGGTTTCGGTAGACAACGGTATTTTTTGCCGGGCCCGACGACAACGGAAGGGTTTACCTGCTCCGCACGATTGTCTCGCGCATGAAGGTTCTCGTCACGGACCCGATCGCAGATGCGGGTCTGGACGTACTCAGAGACGCCGGCCACGAGGTCGAGACGGGCTACGAACTCGAGGACGACGACCTCCTCGAGGCGGTATCGGACGCACACGGCATGATCGTTCGCTCGGGAACGGAAGTCACCGAGGACGTCCTCGAGGCCGCCGAGGACCTGGTCATCGTCGGCCGAGCCGGGATCGGCGTCGACAACATCGACATCGACGCCGCGAAAGACCACGGCGTCATCGTCGCCAACGCACCGGAAGGAAACGTTCGCGCGGCGGCCGAACACACCGTCGCGATGACGTTCGCGGCCGCTCGCTCCATCCCACAGGCACACATCCGCCTCAAAAACGGCGAGTGGGCGAAAAGCGACTACCTCGGAACCGAGCTCAACGGCAAGACCCTGGGCGTCGTCGGCCTCGGCCGCGTCGGCCAGGAAGTCGCCAAGAAGCTCGACTCGCTGGGCATGGACATCGTCGCGTACGACCCGTACATCAGCGAGGAGCGGGCCGACCGCATCGGTGCCGAACTCGTCGATCTCGAGGAGAGCCTCGAACGGGCGGACTTCCTCACGGTTCACACGCCGCTTACGCCGGAGACTGAAGGCCTGATCAGCGAGGACGAACTCGATCTGCTGGGCGACGGCTACCTGATCAACTGCGCCCGCGGCGGCGTCGTCGACGAGGACGCGCTGGCCGCCAAGGTCGAGGACGGCACTCTCGCCGGTGCGGCGCTGGACGTCTTCGCCGAGGAACCGCTCTCGGCCGAGTCGCCGCTACTCGAGCACGACGAGATCATCGTCACGCCCCACCTCGGGGCCTCGACGGAAGCCGCACAGGAGAACGTCGCGACCTCGACGGCCTCGCAGGTCAACGCCGCGCTGATCGGCGAACCGGTCGCGAACGCGCTGAACGCGCCGTCGATCGACGAGAGCGCGTTCCCCCGCGTCCAGCCTTACATCGAGCTCGCGGAGACCGCCGGCAAGGTCGCCGCTCAGCTGCTCGAGGGCCGCATCGAAGACATCGAGGTCGTCTACGAGGGCGACATCGCCGACGAGGACGTCGAGTTCGTCACCGCGAGCGCGCTGAAGGGCGTCTTCCAGCCGCTCGAGTGGCAGGTCAACGCGGTCAACGCGCCCCAGATCGCGGAGGATCGCGGCGTCGACGTCACCGAATCCAAGACCCGCCAGGCCGAGGACTTCCAGAGTCTCGTCTCCGTGACCGTCAGCAACGACGACAGCGAGGTCTCGGTCGACGGAACGCTGTTCGCCGGCGACGACCCGCGCATCGTCCGTATCGACGGCTACCGCGTCGACGCCATCCCCCACGGCCGGATGGTCGTCGCGCGCAACACGGACGAACCCGGCGTCATCGGTCTCATCGGCTCCGTGATGGGCGACCACGGCGTCAACATCGCCGGCATGTTCAACGCCCGCGAAACCATCGGCGGCGAGGCGCTGACCGTCTACAACGTCGACAGCGAGGTCCCCGCGGACGCGAAGGAGGAACTCGAGTCCGACGAGCGGATCATCGCCATCAACGACATCACGCTGAACGGCCAGGCCTGATCGGTGGCGGACGGGGTCCGAATACCCGCGGTCGCCGCAACGACTGCCCCAAACCGAACCCACCGCCGATCGGACAGTCCGTCCGTTCGTGAGCGCTCTTTATTGCCCGCGAGCGCCTCCTTCCCGTAGGAGGCGAGAGACATGGCAATTCCGTACCGCGGTCCAGGACAGTACCCGACCGAGAGCGACCGAGAGGACGCCGCAACCACGAAGTGGGGGCTCAGAGAGGGGATCGGACTCTCGATCGCCTCGATCTTCGGGTTACTGCTGCTGGTCGTCGGACTCATGCTGGCCTCGGGACTGGTCGCGGCGGCGAGCACGGACGCGGTCACGGCCGCCGTGACGATCGGCTTCCTGCTGTTCGCGGTCGTGCTACTCGTCGTCGGCCGCTGGAGCTGGAACGGACGCTGAGACCGACTTTGCCCTTTGTCCCGGTTCTTCGTCCCGATTCTCGAGCGACGCACTCGCGGTCTCCGCAGCAAAAGACCTATCGCTCGGCCGACCGATATCCCGAGTATGGACGACGACGTTGCGGTCGACTTCGGCGAGGACGGACTCGTCCCCGCAGTGGCACAGGACGTCGACACCGGCGAGGTGCTCATGCTCGCGTACGTCTCGCCGGACGCCCTCGAGCGGACCCGCGAGACCGGCCGCGCGCACTACTACTCCCGGAGCCGGGACGAACTCTGGGAGAAGGGGGCGACCAGCGGCCACGTTCAGGACGTCGCCGAGGTCCGAGTCGACTGCGACGCCGACACCCTTCTCTACCTGGTCGACCAGGAGGGCGGCGCGTGTCACACCGGCCACCGGTCGTGTTTCTACCGGACGATCGACGGGGAGACCGTCGGCGAACAGGTGTTCGATCCCGACGCCGTCTACGAGTGAGATGAGCGAGCGCGTCCCTCCCTCTGACGCCCGCTCGGACGCACGCGCCGGGGCTGCTGACGAGCCGACGCCCTTCGAAGCGCTCGAGGCCGCCCGCCAGCGC from Natrinema salaciae includes the following:
- the serA gene encoding phosphoglycerate dehydrogenase, with the protein product MKVLVTDPIADAGLDVLRDAGHEVETGYELEDDDLLEAVSDAHGMIVRSGTEVTEDVLEAAEDLVIVGRAGIGVDNIDIDAAKDHGVIVANAPEGNVRAAAEHTVAMTFAAARSIPQAHIRLKNGEWAKSDYLGTELNGKTLGVVGLGRVGQEVAKKLDSLGMDIVAYDPYISEERADRIGAELVDLEESLERADFLTVHTPLTPETEGLISEDELDLLGDGYLINCARGGVVDEDALAAKVEDGTLAGAALDVFAEEPLSAESPLLEHDEIIVTPHLGASTEAAQENVATSTASQVNAALIGEPVANALNAPSIDESAFPRVQPYIELAETAGKVAAQLLEGRIEDIEVVYEGDIADEDVEFVTASALKGVFQPLEWQVNAVNAPQIAEDRGVDVTESKTRQAEDFQSLVSVTVSNDDSEVSVDGTLFAGDDPRIVRIDGYRVDAIPHGRMVVARNTDEPGVIGLIGSVMGDHGVNIAGMFNARETIGGEALTVYNVDSEVPADAKEELESDERIIAINDITLNGQA
- the hisI gene encoding phosphoribosyl-AMP cyclohydrolase, yielding MDDDVAVDFGEDGLVPAVAQDVDTGEVLMLAYVSPDALERTRETGRAHYYSRSRDELWEKGATSGHVQDVAEVRVDCDADTLLYLVDQEGGACHTGHRSCFYRTIDGETVGEQVFDPDAVYE